A single window of Mycosarcoma maydis chromosome 1, whole genome shotgun sequence DNA harbors:
- a CDS encoding putative glycerol-3-phosphate dehydrogenase (NAD): MSTASTSSSSKKHKVVIVGSGNWGSAIARIAGQNTQRHSDTFQREVQMYVFEEDYNGKPLSQVINETHENPKYLPGCKLPDNVIANPNPVDAVKDATLLVFVLPHQFIRSVCKQLKGHVNPDAHAISMIKGVEVKDGKISIFADVIQEALGVSCSALSGANIANEVAQDKFSETTIGHRPDAKGRENAELFFKLFDTPTFKVGIIEDVAGVSLCGALKNVVAIAAGFTDGLGWGDNAKAAVMRIGLMEMKRFSEEFFEGIKPETFTETSAGVADLITTCLGGRNRKCAEAFVKTGKPFDQLEKELLNGQKLQGTETAREVHELLAARGKVDDYPLFKAVYSIAYEGIDAHDLTSRL, translated from the coding sequence ATGTCAACCGCCTCGACATCAAGCTCTTCAaagaagcacaaagtgGTGATTGTCGGCTCTGGAAATTGGGGCTCTGCTATCGCTCGTATTGCCGGTCAGAACACACAACGACACTCGGACACGTTTCAACGCGAAGTGCAGATGTACGTGTTCGAAGAAGATTACAACGGCAAACCTCTCTCGCAGGTCATCAACGAGACACACGAGAATCCCAAGTACCTGCCCGGATGCAAGCTTCCGGATAACGTCATTGCCAACCCAAACCCTGTCGATGCGGTCAAGGATGCGACGCTGTTGGTGTTCGTTTTACCGCATCAGTTTATCCGATCGGTGTGCAAGCAGTTGAAGGGCCATGTGAACCCAGATGCACACGCGATCTCGATGATCAAGGGTGTCGAAGTCAAGGATGGCAAGATCTCAATCTTTGCTGATGTGATCCAAGAAGCGCTCGGGGTGTCGTGCTCCGCTTTATCTGGAGCTAACATCGCGAACGAGGTGGCGCAGGACAAGTTCTCAGAAACCACAATCGGTCATCGACCCGATGCAAAAGGTCGAGAAAACGCCGAGCTGTTCTTCAAGCTATTCGACACGCCTACCTTCAAAGTAGGGATCATCGAGGATGTGGCGGGAGTAAGTCTGTGTGGGGCGTTGAAGAATGTCGTTGCGATCGCCGCAGGTTTCACGGATGGATTGGGTTGGGGAGACAATGCCAAAGCGGCGGTGATGCGCATCGGTCTGATGGAGATGAAGCGCTTCAGCGAGGAGTTCTTCGAGGGAATCAAACCCGAGACCTTCACAGAAACGAGTGCGGGCGTCGCTGATCTCATCACCACCTGCCTCGGCGGAAGGAATCGAAAGTGCGCCGAGGCGTTCGTCAAGACCGGCAAACCAttcgatcagctcgaaaaAGAGTTGCTCAATGGTCAAAAGTTGCAAGGAACAGAGACCGCAAGGGAGGTACACGAATTGTTGGCGGCCCGAGGCAAGGTCGACGACTATCCGTTGTTCAAGGCTGTCTATTCGATCGCATACGAGGGCATTGACGCTCACGATTTGACGAGTCGTCTGTAG
- a CDS encoding uncharacterized protein (related to GDP/GTP exchange factor for Gsp1p/Gsp2p), translating to MAPKVQSKAAKAKATKPASKPASKEIAKKPTANGAKAESAKRGTKRAKDAEEEEDELQEDDAEAKDTAAPLPDLKKRNGKGRAASAEPISDVDMADGAARPIKRSRRAATPAGPINSVPRPIQPVHADDVTEGIAVEVSTGIRATSGKGAVLPRKLFVWGSGDAGQFGVGPPEDDKPNKLNKPKPFGNKEISMQIDDGDFGEGGIELIVGGGMHSVLIDNLGRILTSGAEDYGTLGRKYRGDSDDAEEAYFNFAPVEGLSPTGKGINPIDGKKGSVEKYRATRVASADAAGAVLDDQGRLRSWGYFKDGEGRVCFADSDAPGRNREQWYPIALPGIENETFAAVAAGENHFLALSLNGKVYSWGTNTCYQLGRSSNPRRVAQKFSKGEPPKECDLTPTPMVGLAECKRIFCGLTNGFAVEKSGKVVGWGLNTKGQTGTGLKAIKVATPHVIAALSPARHNGAEVVQIVGGNFHTVFLLANGEVYICGDSDEGKLGLPAGHPALKGATAANPVVVREPTLVPFPAPPSWAPKSAKTEDGKTKIVALSAGMRFTLALAADGTLYSWGTTSDDALGHPAEDVGGNQSKDTPTAIAMPGQPGAWRIMAAATAGQHSLAIAIKPPQDD from the exons ATGGCACCAAAAG TTCAATCCAAAGCCGCCAAGGCTAAGGCCACCAAACCAGCTTCAAAACCGGCTTCCAAAGAAATCGCAAAGAAGCCGACAGCCAATGGAGCCAAGGCTGAATCTGCTAAGCGAGGCACCAAGCGAGCCAAGGAcgcggaagaggaagaggatgagcttCAGgaagacgatgccgaggccaAAGATACTGCCGCTCCGCTTCCGGATCTGAAGAAGCGAAATGGCAAGGGACGCGCTGCTTCAGCTGAGCCCATCAGCGACGTAGATATGGCAGATGGAGCTGCCCGTCCGATCAAGCGCAGTCGCCGCGCTGCCACCCCGGCAGGTCCGATCAACTCGGTTCCACGACCTATTCAACCTGTACACGCGGACGACGTAACTGAAGGAATCGCCGTTGAGGTCAGCACAGGCATCCGGGCCACCAGCGGCAAAGGTGCTGTGCTGCCTCGCAAGCTCTTTGTCTGGGGATCGGGTGACGCGGGTCAGTTCGGTGTCGGTCCTCCCGAAGATGACAAGCCaaacaagctcaacaagccCAAACCTTTCGGTAACAAGGAGATCTCAATGCAGATTGATGACGGCGACTTTGGCGAGGGTGGTATCGAGCTCATTGTTGGAGGTGGTATGCACTCGGTCTTGATCGACAACCTCGGCCGCATCCTCACTTCGGGCGCTGAAGATTACGGAACGCTTGGACGCAAGTACCGTGGTGACTCTGATGACGCGGAAGAAGCCTACTTCAATTTTGCACCCGTCGAAGGGCTTTCGCCCACAGGCAAAGGCATCAACCCCATTGATGGAAAGAAGGGTTCTGTTGAGAAATACCGTGCCACGCGGGTCGCATCGGCCGACGCTGCAGGTGCCGTGCTCGATGACCAAGGTCGTCTCCGCTCCTGGGGATACTtcaaggatggcgagggACGCGTTTGCTTCGCGGATTCAGACGCGCCTGGCCGCAACAGAGAACAGTGGTATCCTATCGCTTTGCCCGGTATCGAGAACGAGACTTTTgcggcagtggcagcggGTGAGAACCATTTCCTCGCTCTGTCGCTCAATGGAAAGGTCTACTCATGGGGAACCAACACTTGCTACCAGCTTGGCCGTAGTTCTAACCCACGCAGGGTTGCTCAGAAGTTTTCCAAGGGCGAGCCGCCGAAGGAATGCGACCTCACACCTACACCCATGGTTGGCCTGGCAGAGTGCAAGCGCATCTTTTGTGGTCTTACCAATGGCTTTGCAGTGGAGAAGAGCGGCAAAGTTGTCGGTTGGGGATTGAACACCAAAGGTCAGACGGGCACCGGTTTGAAGGCTATTAAGGTGGCCACTCCGCACGTCATCGCTGCGCTGAGCCCCGCGCGCCACAACGGTGCTGAAGTGGTGCAGATTGTGGGCGGCAACTTCCACACCGTTTTCCTCCTTGCAAATGGCGAGGTGTACATCTGTGGTGACAGTGACGAAGGCAAGCTTGGTCTTCCGGCCGGTCACCCAGCACTCAAAGGCGCAACTGCAGCGAACCCAGTTGTTGTTCGCGAGCCCACACTGGTGCCGTTCCCAGCCCCCCCTTCATGGGCGCCCAAGTCGGCCAAGACCGAGGATGGCAAAACCAAGATCGTGGCTCTCAGCGCCGGCAtgcgcttcacgcttgcctTGGCCGCCGACGGCACGCTGTACTCGTGGGGCACGACTTCGGACGATGCGCTTGGTCACCCCGCTGAAGACGTTGGCGGCAACCAGAGCAAGGATACGCCGACAGCGATTGCAATGCCCGGTCAGCCTGGTGCCTGGCGCATcatggctgctgccaccgctgGCCAACATTCGTTGGCCATCGCTATCAAGCCTCCACAGGACGACTGA
- a CDS encoding putative alpha-mannosidase, giving the protein MCQHGRPQTASKSADYPTHASAEPRPVRAGLIRSVHERRLEEFIGGQFGDYNLASVLFEARTDDPKYVSIQSWTPKAGTKPTFDEAKRQTYVKADKSIKFGPSWTNHWLKLKLTVPKDWIKKDWVQLEFDPECEALIYSEDGLPLQGITGGGDKRRVDFPLKPEYRHGITFYIEVTANGMFGMPADGSGDPDPNRYFDLASCDIVVKRPEAWKLMWDFEHLLGCVKNLPRDTELQNRALWVANQIQNTFRKADLDSISRCRKLAQEILGKDWDDNIETIYDRDVVEGREDVRIWSLGHSHIDSAWLWPYSATQQKVARSWSTQIDLMDRFPEHRFTASTAQQYQWLETLYPKLFEKLKGYIEDGRFQPIGGSWVECDANMPSGEAFARQFLYGQRYFLSRFGKRCDIFWLPDTFGYNAQIPQLARQSGCDYFFTQKLSWNNINRFPHNTLMWVGLDGTQIIVHMTPVNNYDSRGYVEEIVRGIKNNADLWVQPHALMLYGFGDGGGGPSEEMIERMRRARAVNNNGFKDMPRVHNGRSAKDFFEHVRKVTDNGNRLSTWSGEIYLEFHRGVYTSHGSIKQWNRRFEAFMQKLEWLTTLASIKASGYKYPKESLDAIWEPLLLNQFHDCLPGSSIRKVYDDLEEMYADMAIKGKKLWRQALNALGVGEEVVASSKSAYTAINSLDVPRRELVEVQLSSHMPRAEAIALSHQSMQLCKTGQSALLLLEDASGRGQATVVDNQSSSLTESQTVKAEEFEHNSFLLQSPAIAVKVTKGRITSIYDRLADRELIEGGRTAGLAISEDYPPQFDNWETEVYSLDTEEEIPFTNVRIAEAGPWRASLALEAKFGQSTVQINIVLDAVSATPLVTGKDARPLLRFDTQIGWWEKHRFLRFNVPTRLRSDVASFETQFGITRRPTTRNTSWEAAKFEVCGHRFADLSEEDYGLSILTESKYGYSVEGGAMRLSLLKAGTYPDAHEDEGLHQFAFALYPHVGGVGRGKVVQVARVFNARFDVDYGRQSRIDIATLERSGAAVTRTDLQMPIEIVDSTRAGVVLDTIKRAEDDFEYYGQKPKDPHSFGIIVRLYESLGAHAKPTIKVKLPVKDVNLTNLLEDVDADKKEEINFNTYTDEEDSTYVQLDFKPFEIKTLKISI; this is encoded by the coding sequence ATGTGTCAACACGGCAGGCCGCAGACCGCTTCCAAGTCGGCAGACTATCCTACACACGCCAGCGCTGAGCCACGCCCTGTACGAGCTGGTCTCATCCGGTCCGTTCACGAGCGTCGACTGGAAGAGTTCATTGGCGGCCAATTCGGAGACTACAACCTTGCTTCGGTTCTCTTCGAAGCCCGCACTGACGACCCCAAGTACGTCTCGATTCAAAGCTGGACACCCAAAGCTGGCACCAAGCCTACCTTCGACGAAGCAAAGCGTCAGACCTACGTCAAGGCGGACAAGAGCATCAAATTTGGTCCCTCATGGACCAATCACTGGCTCAAGCTCAAACTGACCGTACCTAAGGACTGGATCAAAAAGGATTGGGTTCAACTCGAGTTCGATCCCGAATGCGAGGCTCTGATCTATTCCGAAGACGGCCTTCCCCTCCAAGGTATCACAGGCGGAGGAGACAAGCGACGAGTAGACTTTCCACTCAAGCCCGAATACCGCCATGGTATCACCTTCTACATAGAAGTCACCGCCAACGGCATGTTCGGTATGCCGGCAGATGGCTCGGGAGATCCTGATCCCAATCGCTACTTCGACCTGGCTTCCTGCGACATTGTGGTCAAGCGTCCGGAAGCTTGGAAACTTATGTGGGACTTTGAGCACCTCTTGGGATGCGTCAAAAACTTACCAAGGGACACCGAGCTTCAAAACCGCGCTCTTTGGGTCGCGAACCAGATCCAGAACACTTTCCGCAAAGCTGACCTCGACAGCATCTCTCGTTGCCGCAAGCTCGCCCAAGAGATTCTCGGCAAGGACTGGGATGATAACATCGAGACCATATACGATCGAGATGTAGTCGAAGGTCGTGAGGATGTTCGGATCTGGAGTCTTGGTCACAGTCACATCGACAGCGCCTGGCTTTGGCCCTACTCTGCTACCCAGCAAAAGGTGGCACGTTCCTGGTCGACTCAAATTGATCTCATGGACCGATTCCCGGAACACCGCTTCACTGCATCGACTGCCCAGCAGTACCAGTGGCTCGAGACTCTGTACCCGAAGCTTTTTGAAAAGCTTAAGGGTTACATCGAGGATGGCCGCTTTCAGCCCATCGGCGGCTCTTGGGTCGAGTGTGATGCCAATATGCCGTCAGGCGAGGCTTTTGCTCGACAGTTTCTTTATGGTCAGCGATACTTCCTGTCTCGCTTCGGAAAGCGATGTGACATCTTCTGGCTTCCCGACACGTTTGGCTACAACGCTCAGATCCCTCAGCTGGCTCGTCAATCCGGTTGTGACTACTTTTTCACTCAAAAGCTCAGCTGGAATAACATCAACCGTTTTCCTCACAACACGCTCATGTGGGTCGGCTTGGACGGCACTCAAATCATCGTGCACATGACTCCAGTAAACAACTACGACTCTAGAGGCTACGTCGAAGAGATTGTTCGTGGCATCAAGAACAATGCCGATCTATGGGTCCAACCTCACGCACTGATGCTCTACGGATTCGGtgatggcggtggaggtCCCTCAGAGGAAATGATCGAACGCATGCGACGTGCTCGCGCTGTCAACAACAACGGCTTCAAGGACATGCCTCGTGTCCACAATGGGCGCTCGGCCAAGGACTTTTTTGAGCATGTCCGCAAGGTGACCGACAATGGCAACCGCTTGTCGACGTGGTCGGGTGAAATTTATCTCGAATTTCACCGCGGCGTCTACACCTCTCACGGCTCAATCAAGCAATGGAACCGTCGGTTCGAGGCTTTCATGCAGAAGCTCGAATGGCTTACCACGCTTGCATCGATCAAAGCCAGCGGATACAAATATCCGAAGGAGTCGCTCGATGCCATCTGGGAACCCCTTCTGCTCAACCAGTTCCATGATTGCTTGCCAGGTAGTTCCATCCGCAAGGTGTACGACGACCTTGAAGAAATGTACGCCGATATGGCCATCAAAGGCAAGAAGCTGTGGCGCCAGGCTCTTAACGCTCTCGGCGTCGGCGAAGAAGTGGTAGCTTCCAGCAAGAGCGCCTACACCGCGATCAACTCCTTGGATGTGCCACGCCGCGAACTGGTCGAGGTACAGCTTTCCAGCCACATGCCACGTGCTGAGGCGATCGCACTCTCGCATCAGTCGATGCAACTGTGCAAGACTGGTCAGAGCGCActtttgctgctcgaggatgCCAGCGGCCGTGGTCAGGCGACTGTTGTTGACAACCAAAGCAGCTCTCTTACTGAGTCGCAGACGGTGAAAGCGGAGGAATTCGAGCACAACAGCTTTCTGCTCCAGAGTCCTGCCATTGCTGTCAAGGTTACCAAGGGTCGCATCACCTCTATTTATGACCGTCTCGCTGACCGTGAGCTCATCGAGGGTGGTCGCACTGCCGGTCTCGCCATCTCGGAGGACTATCCTCCTCAGTTTGACAACTGGGAGACCGAGGTCTACTCGCTCGACACCGAGGAGGAGATTCCATTCACCAATGTGCGCATCGCCGAAGCAGGTCCTTGGCGTGCCAGTCTCGCGCTCGAAGCCAAGTTTGGTCAGAGCACGGTTCAGATCAACATCGTCCTTGACGCTGTTTCCGCCACCCCCCTTGTTACCGGCAAAGACGCACGCCCGCTCCTGCGCTTTGACACACAGATCGGCTGGTGGGAGAAGCACCGCTTCCTGCGCTTCAACGTCCCCACGCGTCTCCGATCCGACGTTGCCAGCTTTGAAACGCAATTTGGAATCACAAGGCGTCCGACCACGCGCAACACCAGCTGGGAAGCAGCCAAGTTCGAAGTCTGTGGTCACAGATTCGCCGATCTTTCGGAGGAGGACTACGGTCTCAGTATTCTGACTGAATCCAAGTACGGATACAGTGTTGAAGGAGGAGCGATGAggctgtcgctgctcaaggCGGGAACGTACCCGGATGCGCACGAGGATGAAGGCTTGCACCAGTTCGCTTTCGCTCTCTATCCGCACGTTGGTGGCGTGGGTCGAGGCAAAGTGGTCCAAGTCGCCAGGGTCTTCAACGCTCGTTTCGATGTGGACTATGGACGTCAGTCTAGAATCGACATTGCCACACTGGAGCGTAGTGGCGCTGCTGTCACCCGCACAGACCTGCAGATGCCGATTGAGATCGTCGATTCGACCCGCGCCGGCGTCGTTTTGGACACAATCAAACGTGCTGAGGATGACTTTGAGTACTATGGTCAAAAGCCCAAGGACCCGCATTCGTTTGGCATCATCGTACGACTCTACGAGTCCCTTGGAGCACACGCCAAACCCACGATCAAAGTCAAGCTGCCTGTCAAAGACGTCAACCTCACCAACCTGCTCGAAGATGTTGATGCggacaagaaggaagaAATCAACTTCAACACGTATACTGATGAGGAGGACAGCACCTACGTTCAGCTCGATTTCAAACCGTTTGagatcaagacgctcaagatTTCTATTTAG
- a CDS encoding uncharacterized protein (related to GTPase activating protein sec2): MSATNDAEPNKAETADASIPESQLQRLDPDAILADEANPDDVLGQESSIDADVKRLSTNGDHDQDDQTAALKRASAASAIFSNDHSNPNSNSRPQSQSISIAGQEGSRSEDVPAAAAPSTAMSDNISTEALQAQIKDLTNQVTSLNEKLVRSFNRIADLEDDYSDAQERVQGMSAKIKELEKERAEHLDALNTGLLVEKAHVSSEMQRMMDRVIEETAQRGKAESDKSKIEAELDELSSSLFSEANKMVAVERLSRARAEEKSRNMEERLKDTEGIMLEQQRVLADLQRQVEKLQSGSSMKSNGDDGASIASVESGAVSFHRLNTSSLARSISQRSAMQDRKHRPTLDLAAEARLIINIVPYQEFRSFIAHLRRLRKQLAPFYNYPLPNNGGRESRTGTPTPRTASPALQQSTNAAASMNSLPTAATAYSQGLGGAIVASSPFAIAGVSRHRDYPSLPSSVESMVSLPSQLSLPFIKRSQEEDIEPCLRLDFAPGLNWLSRRQANTAILEGNLVIEPIFSGSTTIDEDLIRRENAQLPPAACSMCGIPIVNVPLPGGVAATAMSAEQGGKTSLVPSSIATATSSWASSAASSLGSITGSSSGSNSGTITPKPSRGGLFSSFRRSSSNVKATAEADAAANNVASLPTTTDGDAQALPSNDAFVLAHLPVPTHIFRLSESSPTRYLLCPHHCLLRLRAACQYWGFVRNLERSVVLEGKFMLEDQQQALASTSSLYSQKDTTPAPAAKSEQVETLEEAVAAAENNEAAESARAEEAKMEEKEEQEEVAAAAAAAAEKTGNGETEEEKMEVEKLKESVHEESSGDEVAQATANEASESEHTDKKDETANSADERSEEDKKPTGDDDDFADAPSSPSTDVKLADAEAEEEEVATEIEAKEADAPPKLSETKDVVATDAAVATESKQADGSTASTATAGISAPPLPRRSVARGTGTGTGPGSGSAAASVSPAPVIPPRRHHTPGHALPPRTPSDATAAAALPPPPITALYLDKLDSMEWEDKMWAEVTKLKEELWRARIGLVTQDGETA; encoded by the coding sequence ATGTCGGCAACAAATGATGCCGAGCCCAACAAGGCGGAAACCGCCGACGCTAGCATTCCAGAATCACAACTGCAGCGCCTCGACCCCGACGCAATCTTGGCCGACGAGGCCAATCCTGACGATGTACTTGGCCAGGAGTCTTCGATTGATGCTGATGTCAAACGCCTCTCCACCAATGGTGATCATGATCAGGACGACCAAACCGCAGCTCTCAAGCGCGCCTCTGCGGCTTCTGCCATCTTTAGCAATGATCATTCGAATCCAAACAGCAATTCTCGTCCTCAGTCGCAATCGATATCAATAGCAGGCCAGGAAGGGTCTCGTTCCGAAGATGtcccagctgcagctgctccatcCACAGCCATGTCCGACAACATTTCGACCGAAGCACTGCAAGCTCAGATCAAAGACTTAACCAACCAGGTTACAAGCCTCAATGAGAAGCTCGTTCGATCTTTCAACCGTATCGCAGACCTCGAAGATGACTATTCGGACGCACAGGAGCGAGTGCAGGGCATGTCTGCCAAGATCAAAGAACTTGAAAAGGAGCGTGCagagcatctcgatgcACTCAACACTGGTCTCTTGGTAGAAAAGGCCCATGTCAGCAGCGAGATGCAAAGGATGATGGATCGCGTCATCGAGGAGACGGCGCAACGCGGCAAAGCCGAAAGCGACAAGAGCAAAATTGAGGCTGAactcgacgagctcagcTCCAGTCTCTTCAGCGAAGCCAACAAGATGGTGGCCGTTGAGAGGCTCTCGCGTGCCCGAGCAGAAGAGAAAAGTCGCAACATGGAGGAGCGTCTCAAGGACACGGAAGGCATcatgctcgagcagcaaagggTGCTCGCCGACCTGCAGCGTCAAGTCGAGAAGCTCCAGAGTGGTTCGTCCATGAAGAGCAAcggcgatgatggtgcCTCCATTGCATCGGTGGAGAGCGGCGCTGTCAGCTTCCATCGTCTCAACACATCGTCCTTGGCCAGGTCGATCTCTCAGAGATCAGCAATGCAGGATCGCAAGCACAGACCTACCCTCGACCTTGCCGCTGAAGCTCGCCTTATCATCAATATCGTACCATACCAGGAATTCCGCTCCTTCATCGCCCATCTACGCAGACTCCGCAAACAACTTGCTCCTTTCTACAACTATCCGCTTCCAAACAACGGAGGACGCGAATCGCGCACTGGCACGCCAACTCCTCGTACTGCCTCACCAGCCCTCCAGCAATCGAccaatgctgctgcatcgatgAATTCACTCCCAACCGCGGCCACAGCTTACAGTCAGGGACTTGGCGGGGCTATCGTCGCAAGCTCTCCTTTCGCCATTGCTGGGGTCAGCCGACATCGTGATTATCCCAGTCTGCCATCCAGTGTAGAGAGTATGGTTTCTCTGCCGAGTCAGCTTTCATTACCGTTCATCAAACGATCGCAGGAGGAGGATATCGAGCCGTGTCTTCGACTCGACTTTGCACCCGGTCTTAACTGGCTGAGCAGACGACAAGCCAACACCGCCATCCTAGAGGGAAACCTAGTAATCGAGCCCATCTTTTCTGGAAGCACGACGATCGACGAAGACCTCATCCGCCGAGAGAACGCTCAGCTGCCGCCTGCAGCATGTTCCATGTGCGGCATTCCCATTGTCAATGTTCCCTTGCCAGGTGGAGtcgctgccaccgccatgTCTGCCGAACAGGGCGGCAAGACGTCTTTGGTGCCCAGCAGTATTGCAACGGCAACCTCAAGTTGGGCCAGCTCGGCTGCTAGCTCGCTCGGCTCTATTACTGGATCcagcagtggcagcaaTTCGGGAACCATTACACCCAAGCCGTCTCGAGGTGGGCTGTTCAGCTCCTTTAGAAGATCTTCTTCCAACGTCAAAGCGAcggcagaagcagacgctgctgccaacaaCGTCGCGTCGTTGCCTACTACAACtgatggcgatgcgcaAGCGCTTCCGTCCAACGACGCATTCGTTCTTGCCCATTTGCCTGTTCCCACTCATATCTTCCGCCTCAGCGAGAGTTCGCCAACACGCTACTTGCTCTGTCCACATCACTGCCTTTTGCGATTGCGCGCGGCCTGCCAGTACTGGGGCTTTGTTCGCAATCTCGAACGCTCCGTTGTGCTCGAGGGCAAATTCATGCTCGaggatcagcagcaagcttTGGCTAGCACGTCATCGCTTTATTCGCAGAAGGACACTacaccagcaccagcggCGAAGAGCGAACAAGTCGAGACGCTGGAAGAGGCggtcgccgctgccgagAACAATGAGGCAGCCGAAAGCGCTAGAGCTGAAGAAGCAAAGATggaagaaaaagaagaacaagaagaagtagcagcagcagcagcagcagcagcagagaagACTGGGAATGGAGAGACGGAAGAGGAAAAGATGGAAGTTGAAAAGCTCAAGGAGAGCGTACACGAGGAGTCAAGCGGTGACGAAGTTGCTCAGGCCACGGCAAACGAAGCGAGTGAGTCCGAGCACACagacaagaaggacgagaCTGCCAACAGCGCGGACGAGAGGTCAGAAGAGGACAAGAAACCGACtggtgacgatgacgacttTGCCGATGCGCCGTCGTCTCCCAGTACCGATGTCAAGCTAGCAGATGCtgaggccgaggaggaagaagtAGCCACTGAGATTGAAGCGAAGGAAGCTGATGCACCGCCAAAGCTTTCGGAGACTAAAGACGTAGTAGCCACAGACGCCGCAGTGGCAACTgaaagcaagcaagctgaTGGGAGCACTGCGAGCACTGCGACCGCAGGCATCTCTGcgccaccgctgccacGACGCTCGGTCGCTCGCGGTACCGGTACCGGAACCGGGCCCGGGTCCGGGTCTGCCGccgcctcggtctcgccCGCTCCCGTCATTCCGCCCCGACGCCATCATACGCCGGGACACGCGCTTCCGCCGCGCACGCCAAGCGACGCtacagctgcagctgcgcttCCGCCGCCTCCGATCACCGCGCTGTATCTGGACAAGCTGGACAGCATGGAATGGGAAGACAAGATGTGGGCCGAAGTGACCAAGCTCAAAGAGGAGTTGTGGCGAGCCAGGATCGGGTTGGTCACGCAAGACGGCGAGACGGCGTGA